TTGTCTTAAAAATTCTGTGACAGTGGACTTACCTGACGCAATACCACCAGTAATTCCGATTATTTTTCCCATCACTTCCTCCTTTGACACTTAGGACAAAAGTGAGTTCCACGACCACCTAGTTGAATCTTTTCGATGATGGTTTCACAACGCGAACAAGCTTGACCTGCCTTGTCGTATACTTGATGGAATTCCTGCATGGTGCCATCTTCTCCAAATGCATTGGTATAAGTACGAATTGTTGAACCACCCTTTTCAACCGCCTGACCTAAAACATTGATCGTTTCATCATGGACTTTTCTAGCCTCTTGTGCAGTTAAACTATTAGAGGTTCTAGAAGGATGGACTTTCGCTCTCCAAAGAACTTCATCAACATAGATATTTCCTAATCCTGCAACCAAAGTCTGGTCGAGAAGATGCGATTTGATTGGTTTTTTAGATTTTTTCAAGGCTAGTTTAAAACTTCCTAAATCAAAATCCTGCTCAGTGGGTTCCGGACCAAGTTTTTTTGAAATAAAGTAAGCTTCTAAAAGCTCAGGAGCAAGCAACTCCATAGTTCCGAACTTACGGACATCCTCATAGACTAAAGTCCCGCCATCCTCAAAATGAATCAAAACATGGGCATGCTTACGTTCGGGAACTTCATCAGGATAATAAAAATATTTCCCTTCCATTCTCAGATGTGAAATCAAGACCTTGCCTGTCAGATAAAAAAGCAAATATTTCCCACGGCGCCCCATGGCCTGAATGACTTGACCAGGCAATTCCTTCCGAAATTGATCCAAATCTGTCTTAATCATCTTGGGATAACGAATATCAATAGTTGAAATCTTCTTGCCAAGAATCAATTTTTCCAATCCTCGTCGGACAGTTTCAACTTCTGGTAATTCAGGCATAACTCCTCCTTCTCTAAAAACAAGAAGCAGGCTACAGCCCACCTCTTCTTAATATTCTTTTTCGTTGTAACCAAAATCGGCAAGATCTAATTTCTTATCGCGCCAATTTTTCTTAACCTTGACCCATGTTTCTAGGAAGACCTTGTCTCCTAGCATGAGTTCGATATCTTTACGAGCCATGGTTCCAATTTTCTTGAGCATGGCACCGCCTTTACCGATGACAATCCCTTTTTGGCTGTCACGCTCGACCATAATGGTTGCTCGGATATGAACCTTGTCTGTCTCTTCATCTCGTTTCATAGAATCAACCACTACTGCAACTGAATGTGGAATTTCCTCACGTGTTAAGTGTAACACTTTTTCACGAATCATCTCTGATACTAGGAAACGTTCTGGGTGATCGGTGATTTGATCTGACGGGAAATATTGGAAACCTTCTTCTAAGTTTTCGCTCAAAATATCAATCAAACGCGAAACATTATTTCCTTGAAGGGCTGAAATCGGAACAATTTCCTTAAAGTCCATCTGATTACAGAAATCATCGATTTGAGCCAAAAGTTGGTCTGGGTGCACCTTGTCAATCTTGTTGACCACTAGAATCACAGGAACCTTAGCTACTTTAAGACGTTCGATGATCATATCGTCACCCTTCCCACGTGGTTCATCTGCTGGCACCATAAAGAGAACCGTATCGACTTCCCGAAGAGTGCTATAGGCTGACTCCACCATGAAATCTCCAAGGGCAGTCTTAGGCTTATGAATCCCTGGGGTATCGATAAAGACGATTTGTTCCTTATCCGTGGTGTAGATTCCCATAATCTTGTTGCGCGTCGTCTGCGCCTTATCACTCATGATGGCAATCTTTTGCCCCATGACATGATTCAAAAAAGTTGACTTCCCGACGTTAGGACGTCCTAAAATGGCTACAAAGCCTGATTTAAATGTCATAGTTACCTCTATAATGTTTAAAATAGCAAATCCCAAATCCTAGGGATGAAAATGATAAGTCCAGTCACTGCAGCAAATAAAGACACAACAAGAACTGCACCTGCAGCCATGTCTTTAGCCTTCTTTGCAAGCATATCGAAGTGATAATGGCTAGCCAAATCCACTACATTTTCAATAGCAGAATTCAAAATCTCAAAAGCAATTACTAAAAAAATGCTTAATAGGAGAAAGAGCCATTCAATTCTGGAAACTTGAAAAACAATGCCTGCAAGTAGAACTAAGAGAGAAGTCACTGCATGCTTTCTCATATTACGCTCTTCTTTTACGGCAGTAAAAATACCTGTCAGGGCAAAATCTAAACTTGAGAGCAAGTCACGATTCTTCCATTTTCGTTTATTGTCTTGTGAGTCCATAGGCTGTTAAAATTTCTTCTTGTAAACCGAACATCTCCGCTTCTTCTTCCGGAGTGTAGTGATCATAACCGTTTATGTGTAAAAAACCGTGCACAGCTAAAAAGCCCATTTCACGTTCGAAACTATGACCGTACTCTTCAGCTTGCTCATGCGCTTTATCAATTGAAATGAATAACTCGCCGATATAAGAATCAATTTCTGACATCATTTCTGCTAAGTCAGGATCTTCTGCCAAATCCTCTTCATCAAAGGTAATCTCTAATTCAGGTTTGTATTCAAGGCTAATAACATCTGTTGGACGGTCAGTAGCACGAAACTCTAAATTGAGTTCATGACTGCGTTCATTGGTCACAAAAGTGACTGCCATCTCCTTGTCTTCTTTTCCAATTTTTTTAGCAGCAAATTCCAAAATTTCTTGAGTTTGCTTTAAAATTTCTTTAGAAACCTGACCAGTTTCATCTACCATTTCAATATACATGCGTTTCTCGATTCTCTTTACTTGGCTTTATTATACCATATTTCTATGATTTTATTCTACCTTTTTGATATAATACTATGGAATACATTCACAAGGAGAGAACGATGTCATTTGATGGATTTTTTTTACACCACATGGTTGAGGAATTGCGTACCGAATTACTAAATGGTCGCATTCAAAAGATCAATCAACCCTTTGAACAAGAATTGGTCCTACAAATCCGTAGCAATCGCCAAAGTCATCGTCTGCTCCTGTCTGCTCATCCTGTTTTTGGACGCATCCAGTTGACAGAAACGACCTTTGAAAATCCTGCTCAACCTTCTACTTTTATCATGGTTTTAAGGAAATATTTACAGGGTGCTGTTATCGAATCTATTGAGCAGATTGAAAATGATAGAATCGTTGAAATCACTGTTTCTAACAAGAACGAGATTGGTGATGATATTCAGGCAACACTGATCATTGAGATTATGGGGAAACATAGTAATATTCTCCTCGTAGACAAGTCTAGCAACAAAATTCTTGAGGTGATTAAACATATTGGTTTCTCTCAAAATAGTTACCGGACGCTCCTACCTGGAGCTACATACATAGCTCCACCAAGTACAGAAGCTCTAAACCCCTTTACTATCAAAGATGAAAAACTCTTTGAAATACTACAAACACAGGAACTGAAGGCAAAAAATCTTCAGACTCTCTTTCAAGGATTAGGTCGTGATACGGCAAACGAATTGGAAACATTATTGGTCAGTGATAAACTCTCCAATTTCCGTAACTTTTTTAAACAAGAAACTAAACCTTGCTTAACGGATAAATCATTCTCTTGTGTACCATTTTCCAATAAATTAGACGTAGATTTTTCAAGCCTTTCTCAACTACTTGATGTCTATTACAAAGACAAAGCCGAACGTGATCGGGTGAAGCAACAGGCTAGCGAACTCATTCGCCGAGTTGAAAATGAACTGCAAAAGAATCGTCAAAAGCTTAAGAAGCAAGAAAAAGAACTGCTTGCTACTGAAAATGCTGAGGAATTCCGACAAAAAGGTGAGTTGCTAACGACTTTTCTACATCAAGTTCCAAATGACCAAGACCAAGTCGTCTTAGACAATTATTACACCAATCAGCCAATTACAATCTCGCTTGATAAGGCCTTAACACCTAGCCAAAATGCTCAAAAGTATTTTAAGCGATATCAGAAGTTAAAAGAGGCTGTTAAATATCTAACCGAACTAATCGAAGAAACAAAATCTACTATTCTTTATCTGGAAAGCGTGGAGACAGTTCTCAACCAAGCTGGACTCGATGAAATTGCTGAAATTCGTGAAGAATTAATTCAAACTGGCTTCATTAGAAGACGGCAGCGAGAGAAAATTCAAAAACGTAAAAAGCCAGAGAAATATCTGGCTAGTGACGGTAAAACCATTATTCTCGTTGGACGAAACAATCTTCAAAACGAAGAATTAACCTTTAAGATGGCACGAAAAGATGAACTTTGGTTCCACGCTAAGGATATTCCAGGAAGCCACGTCGTCATCTCAGGTAACCTGAATCCCTCTGATGAAGTCAAGACGGATGCTGCTGAACTTGCCGCCTACTATTCGAAAGCGCGCCTTTCAAATCTTGTTCAAGTGGATATGATTGAGGTTAAAAAACTAAATAAACCAACTGGTGGAAAACCTGGTTTTGTCACCTATACAGGACAAAAAACCTTACGTGTCACACCAGATTCCGAGAAAATTCAATCTATGAAAATCTGATTTTAGCACTATTCTAAAACTCTTACTACTTCACTTTTGCACAAAAATAGGAGGGGAGCTCAATGCTACGGCATATTAAATCAACTATCACTATTATATTCGGAGCTGCTATCTTCGCCTTCGGACTTACTTATTTTGTTGTTCCACATCACTTGTTTGAGGGTGGAGCAACGGGGATAACCTTGATTACTTACTATCTCTTTAATATCCCTATCTCACTGATGAACCTCTTGATAAATATCCCACTCTTCCTGCTAGCTTGGAGGATATTTGGACTAAGATCACTATACTCCAGTTTACTTGGAACTATTTCCCTATCTGTCTGGTTAGCTATCTTTGAAAAGATTCCTCTTCAGTTTAACCTTGAAGGAGATCTCGTTGTAGTGGCTTTAGTAGCCGGTGTCCTCCTAGGAGTTGGACTCGGTATTATTTTCAACGCAGGGGGAACAACTGGTGGAACTGATATTGTCG
The window above is part of the Streptococcus sp. Marseille-Q6470 genome. Proteins encoded here:
- the mutM gene encoding DNA-formamidopyrimidine glycosylase, with amino-acid sequence MPELPEVETVRRGLEKLILGKKISTIDIRYPKMIKTDLDQFRKELPGQVIQAMGRRGKYLLFYLTGKVLISHLRMEGKYFYYPDEVPERKHAHVLIHFEDGGTLVYEDVRKFGTMELLAPELLEAYFISKKLGPEPTEQDFDLGSFKLALKKSKKPIKSHLLDQTLVAGLGNIYVDEVLWRAKVHPSRTSNSLTAQEARKVHDETINVLGQAVEKGGSTIRTYTNAFGEDGTMQEFHQVYDKAGQACSRCETIIEKIQLGGRGTHFCPKCQRRK
- the era gene encoding GTPase Era, translating into MTFKSGFVAILGRPNVGKSTFLNHVMGQKIAIMSDKAQTTRNKIMGIYTTDKEQIVFIDTPGIHKPKTALGDFMVESAYSTLREVDTVLFMVPADEPRGKGDDMIIERLKVAKVPVILVVNKIDKVHPDQLLAQIDDFCNQMDFKEIVPISALQGNNVSRLIDILSENLEEGFQYFPSDQITDHPERFLVSEMIREKVLHLTREEIPHSVAVVVDSMKRDEETDKVHIRATIMVERDSQKGIVIGKGGAMLKKIGTMARKDIELMLGDKVFLETWVKVKKNWRDKKLDLADFGYNEKEY
- a CDS encoding diacylglycerol kinase family protein encodes the protein MDSQDNKRKWKNRDLLSSLDFALTGIFTAVKEERNMRKHAVTSLLVLLAGIVFQVSRIEWLFLLLSIFLVIAFEILNSAIENVVDLASHYHFDMLAKKAKDMAAGAVLVVSLFAAVTGLIIFIPRIWDLLF
- the ybeY gene encoding rRNA maturation RNase YbeY codes for the protein MYIEMVDETGQVSKEILKQTQEILEFAAKKIGKEDKEMAVTFVTNERSHELNLEFRATDRPTDVISLEYKPELEITFDEEDLAEDPDLAEMMSEIDSYIGELFISIDKAHEQAEEYGHSFEREMGFLAVHGFLHINGYDHYTPEEEAEMFGLQEEILTAYGLTRQ
- a CDS encoding NFACT RNA binding domain-containing protein; protein product: MSFDGFFLHHMVEELRTELLNGRIQKINQPFEQELVLQIRSNRQSHRLLLSAHPVFGRIQLTETTFENPAQPSTFIMVLRKYLQGAVIESIEQIENDRIVEITVSNKNEIGDDIQATLIIEIMGKHSNILLVDKSSNKILEVIKHIGFSQNSYRTLLPGATYIAPPSTEALNPFTIKDEKLFEILQTQELKAKNLQTLFQGLGRDTANELETLLVSDKLSNFRNFFKQETKPCLTDKSFSCVPFSNKLDVDFSSLSQLLDVYYKDKAERDRVKQQASELIRRVENELQKNRQKLKKQEKELLATENAEEFRQKGELLTTFLHQVPNDQDQVVLDNYYTNQPITISLDKALTPSQNAQKYFKRYQKLKEAVKYLTELIEETKSTILYLESVETVLNQAGLDEIAEIREELIQTGFIRRRQREKIQKRKKPEKYLASDGKTIILVGRNNLQNEELTFKMARKDELWFHAKDIPGSHVVISGNLNPSDEVKTDAAELAAYYSKARLSNLVQVDMIEVKKLNKPTGGKPGFVTYTGQKTLRVTPDSEKIQSMKI